The Naumovozyma castellii chromosome 2, complete genome sequence aattgaagcAACTCAAGTATATTTTAAACCTGCTCTGTTATAATAagttcatttatttttgattttagAGCCCAGTTCTAAGTTTTGCAATTTAGATGTAAAGGAAAACGTAAGTCCGGGTAACACCAGAAGAAAATCGGAACAAGCCCATTGGCTGATTATAGCATCTATTAACATCCTGAAGATCAATTGTTGAGTTACTACATTTAGATCCCAGTTGTCAACGATAAAATCTTTATCCATAACAAGGTAACTACCACTCTTTACCTTTTTCTATTACGCAATATGTCACCTCCCTTCTTTAATGATATCTCAAAGGACATCAATGGTCTTTTAAACAAGGACTTCTACCACAACACCCCTGCTGCTGTCGTAGTTAACACTGTCACAAACAATGGTGTCAAATTTACCGTCAATGCTAGGCAACCAGTCAAGGAAGGTCCGTTGCAAGCTAATGTGGAATCTAAATTCTCGGAAAAGACTACAGGTTTGACATTAACTCAAGGCTGGTCCAACCAAAACAGATTGAATACCAAGATTGATTTGGCTGATTTGGCCCCAGGTTTGAAAAGTGAATTTGTTACCAGTTTCATTCCAAATGGTGCTAAGACTGCTCAACTAAATTTGAGTTTCGTTCAACCTTTCTTCGCTGCTAAGGGGGTCTTCGACTTATTTAAGACGCCATCCTTTGTCGGGAACTTGACCTTGGCTCATGAAGGTCTTGTTGGTGGTGCTGAATTTGGTTACGACATTACAGGTGGTACTATTTCTCGTTATGCTTTGGCATTGGGTTACTCCGCCCGTGATTACACTCTAGGAATTTCCATCAATGAAGCTCAAATTACCTCTGCTTCCTTTTATCAAAGTATAAGCAAAATTTTACAAGTTGGTGCCAAAGCAACTTTGAACCCAAAGAAAGGCTCTAACGTCAACATTGAATTCGCCACCAAGTATAACCCAGATGCTACCTCTCAAGTCAAGGCTAAAATTACTGATGCTGGGTTAATGACTTTGTCATATAAGcaagatttgaaaccaGGTATCACTTTAGGTGTTGGTACTTCCTTAGATGCTTTGAAGTTGAACGAACCCGTTCATAAGATTGGCTGGTCTTTATCTTTCGATGCTTGAACGAGATAGATAATAAACGCATTTTCTCTCGATCCTTCGCTTATTAACTGATATgatatataatatataaagaaGTTGTAAATAAGTAAAAAGGTTGtctttaatatatattcaacATATAGTGTCGAATTTTCATACTCGAACTCACACATTTAGGCATTGAATATCCTCTTTCTGTCACCGAATTTTCATGGCATGAGCGAACAAAAAAAACGGTATTGAAATATAGCTCTTCAATGACGACAAAGAAACTTTTGAGTTTAAGAGAGGTCAACAGAAGTCTAACCAGAACAACAACTAATCATGTCTTCACTTTGTGATGAAGTGGAAACAAACATTTCAGAAGACTTTGGTTTCAAAGGTTTAGGTTTGAAAAAGATCTTGCCCTCATACAATGAGAAGTTACCATTCACGACTTTACAGAATTTAGACATATTAAACGCCAAATCATTATATGTGGCATCATCTGGCGGTAAGACGATCATTGGTGACTTGCAAAACCTAAGGGATTCAGTCACAAACCAGGAGGAGGAATCAAAGATCGAATTGACTACAAATTGGGAGAACGATACAGGGGACGTCGTATTCGTTAAATTCTGGGGCGATAGTAAAGTTATATTGGTTACTTTGGAGGGGGAAATATTATCCGTCAGCCTAGAGTCATTGGGTTTTCCAGAAACAATTCATTCTCTGGAAGTGCGCATAAAATCCTTATTTTTATACCAGGATAGTCTTTACCTCCTAGATACTCAAGGTACtttatcaatatttgaCCTCTCGAAAAAGAACCTAACAAAAGTACTGGAAGATCAAGTCGCatcatttgatattttaGATACACGTTTGACAGtacttttgaagaatcaaGATGTACAAGTTTTCAACATTAATGGACCATCTATCGAACCATCGAGTGGATTTTCAACTCCAGTAGAAGTAAGTGCTGAATTGTCAGATGGATATGAACCAATTGGGCTTAAATGCTTATCAAGTACTCAATTGCTGGTGGTATTCGGAATGCCGGTATCAGAATCAAGCGAAGATGTTTCCTATGATCAGAAAACATACCTGGTAAATAACTCAAACGAAGAAAAGGTGGAATACCATGAATCTTTTGATATGATTCCAGCTTTTGGCTCAGTTTTAAGGTATCCAACTTTTTATACCATTATTTTGCCCGATCTAATAGAGAACTCTAAAAATGTGGACATTATAGCCTCTGCATATGCAAGTGAATTAACGCTTTTACATTTTAATGAAGTGGTTGAGCCTAATCAAGATAGTGAACGAGCTGTCCTCCCAATAAGTAAAGAGACTGGAAACGACACTAATCCAGTCGGTATCGCGCTAGATTTTGTAACGAGTGGAACTATCGTTGAGCCTTGCAGTGGTGTTGATAAAACATCTAAGCTCCCATTGATTTACATTCTAAATGACGAAGGTACTCTTCAAATCGAAGGATTATATCATGCGTCAGCTCTAAAACAGGGAAAGTTTAATGTTCCTGAaatatcaacaacaacaaatctaaattcattgaaaatttcagatAATAATCCTGTACTTGCATCTCAGCCAAGCCAAAGTGATGTACCATTTGAAGAAC is a genomic window containing:
- the POR2 gene encoding putative porin POR2 (ancestral locus Anc_2.254), with the translated sequence MSPPFFNDISKDINGLLNKDFYHNTPAAVVVNTVTNNGVKFTVNARQPVKEGPLQANVESKFSEKTTGLTLTQGWSNQNRLNTKIDLADLAPGLKSEFVTSFIPNGAKTAQLNLSFVQPFFAAKGVFDLFKTPSFVGNLTLAHEGLVGGAEFGYDITGGTISRYALALGYSARDYTLGISINEAQITSASFYQSISKILQVGAKATLNPKKGSNVNIEFATKYNPDATSQVKAKITDAGLMTLSYKQDLKPGITLGVGTSLDALKLNEPVHKIGWSLSFDA